One genomic region from Ornithinicoccus hortensis encodes:
- a CDS encoding FAD-dependent monooxygenase produces the protein MSTSVGQQLLTSVATRAYRGCQQVLTFRRCRRGGVMNHVIVVGAGPTGLLLAGDLATAGVRVTLVERRPRTESNLTRAFGVHARTLELFDARGLADELVATGQPITRLSLFHRLTLDLGALPSRFRFLLITPQYQVERLLARRAGDAGVAFRHGTTLTGLAQDADGVSAAVRTPDGRHETIRADYLVGTDGHHSTVRELIGLPFPGTAVLRSMVLADVRLADPPAEQLTVNGVGDAFAFIAPFGDGWHRIFAWDRDDQQPVDAPLELEEVRAITRRALGTDHGILEARWLSRFHSDERQAPAYRVGRVFLAGDAAHVHSPAGGQGMNTGLQDAANLSWKLAAVESGRARDGLLDSYQTERHPVGHQVLRSSGALIRLAMARHPGVRALRAVFSVVVSTVAPVRRRALGMVTGVGIAYRAAPRSHGLTGSRAPDVTLADGRRLYEALRRGRFVLVTPPGRSGDLAGLADAGLVVTAGPQDRTVLVRPDGYIAWACEGVAGADTLARVLDTVGHAPLRVARPA, from the coding sequence ATGTCAACGAGTGTAGGCCAACAACTGTTGACATCGGTCGCGACACGCGCCTACCGTGGATGCCAACAGGTGTTGACATTCCGCCGATGCCGCCGAGGAGGAGTCATGAACCACGTGATCGTCGTCGGGGCGGGCCCCACCGGCCTGCTGCTCGCGGGAGACCTGGCCACGGCCGGAGTCCGGGTGACCCTGGTCGAACGCCGCCCCCGCACCGAGAGCAACCTCACCCGCGCCTTCGGGGTGCACGCCCGCACCCTGGAACTGTTCGACGCCCGCGGCCTGGCCGACGAGCTCGTCGCGACCGGTCAACCGATCACCCGGTTGAGCCTGTTCCACCGGCTGACCCTGGACCTCGGCGCGCTCCCGAGCCGGTTCCGCTTCCTGCTGATCACCCCGCAGTACCAGGTCGAGCGGCTCCTGGCACGCCGGGCCGGCGACGCCGGCGTCGCCTTCCGGCACGGGACGACGCTGACCGGCCTGGCCCAGGACGCCGACGGGGTCTCCGCCGCGGTCAGGACCCCCGACGGCCGGCACGAGACGATCAGGGCCGACTACCTGGTCGGCACGGACGGACACCACAGCACGGTGCGCGAGCTGATCGGACTCCCCTTCCCCGGCACCGCGGTGCTGCGGTCGATGGTGCTCGCGGACGTCCGGCTGGCGGACCCCCCGGCCGAGCAGCTGACCGTCAACGGGGTCGGGGACGCCTTCGCCTTCATCGCCCCGTTCGGCGACGGCTGGCACCGGATCTTCGCCTGGGACCGGGACGACCAGCAGCCGGTCGACGCCCCGCTGGAGCTCGAGGAGGTGCGGGCGATCACCCGTCGCGCGCTGGGCACCGACCACGGGATCCTCGAGGCCCGGTGGCTGTCCCGCTTCCACAGCGACGAGCGCCAGGCGCCGGCCTACCGGGTGGGCCGGGTGTTCCTGGCCGGCGACGCCGCCCACGTGCACTCACCGGCCGGCGGGCAGGGGATGAACACCGGCCTGCAGGACGCCGCCAACCTGTCCTGGAAGCTCGCCGCCGTGGAGTCCGGTCGGGCCCGCGACGGGCTCCTCGACAGCTACCAGACCGAGCGGCACCCCGTCGGCCACCAGGTGCTGCGCAGCAGCGGCGCGCTGATCCGCCTCGCGATGGCCCGCCACCCCGGGGTGCGTGCCCTCCGGGCGGTCTTCTCCGTGGTGGTCAGCACCGTCGCCCCGGTCCGTCGCCGTGCGTTGGGGATGGTGACCGGTGTGGGCATCGCCTACCGGGCCGCCCCGCGCAGCCACGGGCTCACCGGGTCCCGGGCACCGGACGTGACGCTGGCCGACGGCCGACGGCTCTACGAGGCGCTCCGGCGAGGCCGGTTCGTCCTGGTCACCCCGCCCGGCCGGAGCGGCGACCTCGCCGGCCTGGCCGACGCCGGTCTGGTGGTCACCGCCGGCCCGCAGGACCGCACCGTGCTGGTCCGCCCCGACGGTTACATCGCCTGGGCCTGCGAGGGGGTCGCGGGCGCAGACACCCTCGCCCGGGTGCTCGACACGGTCGGTCACGCACCGCTTCGGGTGGCCCGCCCGGCCTGA
- a CDS encoding phosphotransferase enzyme family protein yields the protein MHPTDLAAAFDLTTVEPDPLTRWAPVFRGTARDGAPVVVKRTATEEGRARAMAGWTTRLRGAGLPVVAPYDAGTPNPQQVGQEWWVVYPFEAGAPYAGGRDQLAAAGELLGRLHADPVRVDDLGLREYAFPDSTEEDMEGDLVTLERVLGEQGEAGLAGSVATLGRRWWRDSLPVLRDRADDLVRTGVCSDYKANNLVFTGPADGDPAPVLVDPDNGGVEPRLFDLALAVVLFHNECDGAPGRLFTAAEWQTFATAYLGQVELTPAERELWPAALDHMFWEEGSWALEDNDAQAWADPRQRAFLLDLAAAGPERYPLP from the coding sequence GTGCACCCGACCGACCTCGCCGCAGCATTCGACCTGACCACCGTGGAGCCGGACCCGCTGACCCGCTGGGCCCCGGTGTTCCGCGGGACCGCCCGCGACGGGGCCCCCGTCGTGGTCAAGCGCACCGCGACCGAGGAGGGACGGGCCCGCGCCATGGCCGGCTGGACCACCCGGCTGCGCGGTGCCGGACTGCCGGTCGTGGCACCGTACGACGCGGGGACGCCGAACCCGCAGCAGGTCGGCCAGGAGTGGTGGGTGGTCTACCCGTTCGAGGCCGGCGCACCGTATGCCGGTGGGCGTGACCAGCTCGCCGCCGCCGGGGAGCTGTTGGGTCGGCTGCACGCCGATCCTGTCCGGGTGGACGACCTCGGGCTGCGGGAGTACGCCTTCCCGGACTCCACCGAGGAGGACATGGAGGGGGACCTGGTGACCCTGGAACGGGTGCTGGGGGAGCAGGGGGAGGCCGGGCTCGCCGGGTCCGTCGCCACCCTCGGCCGACGCTGGTGGCGTGACTCGCTGCCCGTGCTCCGGGACCGCGCCGACGACCTGGTGCGGACCGGGGTGTGCAGCGACTACAAGGCCAACAACCTCGTCTTCACCGGCCCCGCGGACGGCGACCCCGCCCCCGTGCTGGTGGATCCGGACAACGGCGGGGTCGAGCCCCGGCTGTTCGACCTGGCCCTGGCGGTGGTGCTGTTCCACAACGAGTGCGACGGCGCGCCGGGGCGGCTGTTCACCGCCGCGGAGTGGCAGACCTTCGCCACGGCATACCTGGGGCAGGTCGAGCTCACCCCCGCCGAGCGCGAGCTGTGGCCGGCGGCCCTGGACCACATGTTCTGGGAGGAGGGCAGCTGGGCGCTGGAGGACAACGACGCGCAGGCGTGGGCGGACCCGCGGCAGCGCGCGTTCCTGCTCGACCTGGCCGCCGCGGGCCCGGAGCGCTACCCGCTGCCCTGA